One genomic segment of Deltaproteobacteria bacterium includes these proteins:
- a CDS encoding glycosyltransferase — MKILFVDIQYDYGDPKRGINTIGEYGFRRAMTALGHEVIPFYYDDDLAGSANLQTRLLETAARVKPDLVSFCLFRDQFKVETLFKLREIAPTLNWFGDDTWRFDNFTKHYATAFDFCVTTDKFSVPKYQALGVKNVIVSQWAAIDLHQRPKFEGAYKYDVSFVGQFHPYRAWIVNSLMRAGINVHAYGLGWPAGPLKSEEMNSLFRHSKINLNIGNSTSLKLPYLLSHWKALPLAIKSRKNRSQIKARNFEIPYFGGFQISDDVPGLEDWFDHGTEIITYKSPSEAIEKVKYYLSHDKEREAIREAGERRAQTDGYTARWKDILETVERQLKQKSPRAPGVHA; from the coding sequence TTGAAAATTCTCTTCGTTGATATCCAATACGACTATGGCGATCCAAAGCGCGGAATCAACACGATCGGCGAGTACGGATTTCGCCGAGCGATGACCGCCTTAGGCCACGAAGTCATTCCGTTTTACTATGACGATGACTTAGCAGGGTCTGCGAATTTACAGACACGACTTTTGGAAACTGCGGCCAGGGTAAAACCTGATCTTGTTTCGTTCTGTCTTTTTCGCGATCAGTTTAAAGTCGAAACTCTTTTCAAATTGAGGGAGATCGCGCCGACACTGAATTGGTTTGGCGACGATACGTGGCGCTTTGACAATTTCACAAAGCACTATGCCACGGCTTTTGATTTCTGTGTCACAACCGACAAATTTAGCGTCCCTAAGTATCAAGCTTTAGGTGTGAAAAATGTGATCGTCAGCCAATGGGCCGCGATCGATCTCCACCAGCGTCCGAAGTTTGAAGGCGCTTACAAATATGACGTGAGCTTCGTTGGACAGTTTCACCCGTACCGCGCGTGGATTGTGAATTCGCTAATGAGGGCCGGCATCAATGTTCACGCCTATGGCCTGGGTTGGCCTGCTGGTCCATTGAAGAGCGAAGAAATGAACAGCCTTTTTCGCCATTCGAAAATCAATCTGAACATCGGAAATAGTACGTCTTTGAAGCTTCCCTATTTGCTTTCGCACTGGAAGGCGCTTCCGCTTGCGATCAAGAGTCGTAAAAACCGAAGCCAGATCAAAGCCCGAAATTTTGAAATCCCCTACTTTGGTGGCTTTCAAATTTCGGATGATGTGCCTGGACTAGAAGATTGGTTTGATCACGGAACTGAAATCATCACCTACAAGTCGCCGAGTGAGGCGATCGAGAAAGTGAAATACTATCTTTCGCACGACAAAGAACGCGAAGCGATCCGGGAAGCCGGAGAGCGCCGCGCCCAAACCGACGGTTATACCGCACGCTGGAAAGACATTCTTGAAACTGTTGAACGACAGCTTAAGCAGAAGTCACCGCGCGCGCCCGGGGTGCATGCGTGA
- the rfbG gene encoding CDP-glucose 4,6-dehydratase — MDSNAKTAITSAFQGKKVFLTGHTGFKGSWMALWLQGLGANVTGYALAAPSKPSHFELLRERGILKIESVIGDICDYQSLRDAMFACDPDLIIHMAAQPIVLKSYRDPIETYETNVMGTLKVFEAARALNEKRKKEAVRSLSILNITSDKCYENKETLVGYKESDPMGGYDPYSSSKGCAEILFSSYQRSYFPVAKYGVDHKVLMASVRAGNVIGGGDWAADRLIPDLIRGTAQGKITEIRNPSAIRPWQHVLEPLSGYLLVAAKLLNGDAKAATGFNFGPDEESCVTVGEILSSISKKWDGIKFQVDPLASQSSPHEAHFLKLDSTKARTELSWKPVLNFDETISWTADWYRTHQESKELLTLKQIAEFQKRMLG, encoded by the coding sequence ATGGATTCCAACGCGAAGACCGCCATCACGAGCGCGTTTCAGGGAAAAAAAGTTTTCCTCACAGGCCACACGGGCTTCAAAGGTTCGTGGATGGCGCTCTGGCTTCAAGGCCTTGGCGCAAACGTCACCGGCTATGCGCTTGCGGCTCCTAGCAAACCGTCACATTTCGAACTTCTTCGCGAACGCGGAATTTTGAAAATCGAATCGGTGATTGGCGACATCTGTGACTATCAATCGCTTCGAGATGCAATGTTTGCGTGCGATCCTGATTTGATTATTCACATGGCAGCCCAGCCCATTGTTTTGAAGTCCTACCGCGATCCGATTGAAACCTATGAAACGAATGTCATGGGAACGCTGAAAGTCTTCGAAGCAGCACGTGCGCTGAATGAGAAACGGAAGAAAGAAGCGGTTCGTTCGCTATCCATTTTGAATATCACAAGCGACAAGTGTTACGAAAACAAAGAAACTCTTGTCGGTTACAAAGAGTCCGACCCCATGGGCGGGTACGATCCGTATTCGTCGTCTAAAGGTTGTGCCGAGATTCTTTTTTCAAGCTATCAGCGAAGTTATTTTCCGGTTGCGAAGTATGGTGTTGATCACAAGGTCCTGATGGCAAGTGTGCGCGCCGGGAATGTCATTGGTGGTGGCGATTGGGCGGCTGATCGCCTGATACCAGATTTGATTCGCGGCACCGCCCAAGGGAAAATCACCGAGATCAGAAACCCATCGGCCATTCGGCCCTGGCAGCACGTGCTTGAACCATTGTCTGGATATCTTCTCGTCGCAGCGAAATTATTAAATGGCGATGCGAAAGCGGCAACGGGATTCAACTTTGGCCCCGACGAAGAGTCTTGTGTCACGGTTGGCGAGATCCTTTCGAGCATTTCGAAAAAATGGGACGGCATTAAATTTCAAGTGGACCCACTTGCGAGTCAGAGCAGTCCCCATGAAGCGCACTTCCTAAAGCTCGATTCCACAAAAGCGCGCACCGAACTTTCTTGGAAGCCGGTTCTGAACTTTGATGAGACGATTTCATGGACAGCAGATTGGTATCGCACTCACCAGGAATCAAAAGAACTTCTGACGTTGAAACAGATTGCAGAATTTCAAAAGCGGATGCTCGGTTGA
- the rfbF gene encoding glucose-1-phosphate cytidylyltransferase, producing the protein MKVALLAGGLGTRIGEETVVRPKPMIEIGGKPILWHIMKHYSAHGFNEFVVLLGYKGYLIKEFFANYYLHQSDVTIDTKTGKMTVHSNESEDWKITLVETGPETMTGGRVLRARKYLDGAPFMLTYGDGVTDLNIKKLVEFHKAQKKTLTLTAIQPEGRFGVVDIKEDSSVARFLEKPRGDGSWINGGFFVCEPSIFDSITEGDKTIFERTPMEALASKGQIAAYRHEGFWKCMDTLRDKQDLEAIWASGRAPWKV; encoded by the coding sequence ATGAAAGTCGCACTTTTGGCTGGTGGCCTCGGTACACGCATCGGAGAAGAAACGGTGGTCCGCCCCAAGCCGATGATTGAAATCGGGGGGAAGCCGATTTTGTGGCACATCATGAAGCATTATTCGGCCCATGGGTTTAACGAGTTCGTGGTGCTACTTGGCTACAAGGGTTACTTGATCAAAGAATTTTTCGCGAATTACTACCTTCACCAAAGCGACGTCACGATCGACACGAAAACTGGAAAGATGACCGTTCATTCGAACGAAAGTGAAGATTGGAAAATCACTTTGGTGGAAACTGGTCCTGAAACTATGACCGGTGGCCGCGTGCTTCGCGCTCGTAAGTATCTTGATGGCGCGCCCTTTATGCTCACCTACGGTGACGGAGTCACCGACCTCAACATCAAGAAGCTTGTGGAATTTCACAAAGCTCAGAAAAAAACTTTAACGCTGACGGCGATCCAACCCGAAGGCCGCTTCGGAGTTGTCGACATCAAAGAAGATAGCTCGGTCGCAAGATTCTTAGAAAAACCGCGTGGCGATGGGTCTTGGATCAATGGTGGCTTCTTTGTTTGCGAACCTTCGATCTTTGATTCGATCACCGAAGGCGACAAAACTATTTTCGAACGCACACCGATGGAAGCTTTGGCTTCTAAAGGTCAGATCGCTGCCTACCGACACGAGGGCTTTTGGAAGTGCATGGACACTTTGCGCGACAAACAAGATCTTGAGGCTATTTGGGCCTCGGGCCGCGCGCCCTGGAAAGTGTGA
- a CDS encoding type II toxin-antitoxin system PemK/MazF family toxin translates to MKLKRGDLLWANLGARNGTQPGKVRPVIVIQTDFLNALPHPSTVVVVCTSRLAGENIMRTVIAPGMAGNKLETEVLIDQIRSLDNRSFVKKMGVVPAIVMNEIDAKLSVLLNLGLNLG, encoded by the coding sequence TTGAAGCTTAAACGCGGCGACCTGTTGTGGGCAAATCTTGGTGCCCGAAATGGCACTCAGCCTGGGAAAGTCCGCCCTGTCATCGTCATTCAAACAGACTTTTTGAATGCCCTTCCGCACCCCTCCACGGTTGTTGTCGTATGTACGTCTCGGCTTGCAGGGGAAAACATTATGCGCACAGTGATCGCGCCAGGTATGGCGGGAAACAAACTTGAAACGGAGGTCCTCATTGATCAGATTCGCTCACTCGATAACCGATCTTTCGTAAAAAAAATGGGCGTAGTACCGGCAATCGTCATGAATGAAATCGATGCCAAGCTAAGCGTCTTATTAAATCTGGGGCTAAATCTGGGGTAA
- a CDS encoding type II toxin-antitoxin system HicA family toxin produces the protein MPISGKEMLKLYLADGWIILRQRGSHVVVGKGKLRQVIPVHGNKDLKRGLERALLRVLNAKKED, from the coding sequence GTGCCGATAAGTGGTAAAGAGATGCTTAAGCTCTACTTGGCAGACGGGTGGATTATTTTGCGTCAAAGAGGCTCTCATGTTGTTGTCGGCAAAGGTAAGCTACGGCAGGTGATCCCGGTCCACGGGAACAAAGACTTAAAGCGTGGTCTTGAACGAGCTTTATTACGCGTTTTAAACGCGAAAAAAGAGGATTGA
- a CDS encoding type II toxin-antitoxin system HicB family antitoxin: MVYHFKVQKEADGYWAECIELKGCLTQGDDLEEIAKNAAEALNVYLSEPEESRLLFPLPKKRISQRGKIIKVAVEPGVALSLLLKHIRAKRGLTQTRVATMLGFANLYSYQKLESPKLANPELKTLSRLKTVFPELNLEDLVG; this comes from the coding sequence GTGGTTTATCATTTTAAAGTTCAAAAAGAGGCCGATGGGTACTGGGCCGAATGCATCGAGCTTAAGGGCTGTCTCACACAAGGTGATGATCTCGAAGAAATAGCTAAAAATGCGGCTGAGGCCTTGAACGTTTATTTGTCAGAACCCGAAGAGTCCCGCTTACTTTTTCCCTTACCGAAGAAGCGGATCAGCCAGCGAGGAAAAATCATCAAAGTAGCGGTCGAGCCAGGTGTCGCTCTGAGCCTTCTATTAAAGCACATTCGTGCGAAGCGAGGGCTTACGCAAACCCGAGTCGCGACGATGTTAGGCTTTGCAAATCTCTATTCGTATCAAAAGCTAGAGTCGCCCAAGCTCGCGAACCCAGAGCTAAAAACACTCTCTCGGTTAAAGACTGTATTCCCCGAGTTGAATCTCGAGGATTTGGTAGGGTGA
- a CDS encoding undecaprenyl-phosphate glucose phosphotransferase, with product MHFKNKNDFLSKNESVLILAARVLDAGTVVLAGVVAYWLYAGNFQLSSYYETGLLLAAALTFVVFPAFDHYRSWRGRSWLEQLRATIGSVGVVMSLLVVSSALLKTTAWYSRIWFGSWALLSIVLLFLFKRLMVIGLRELRGRGWNKKNIVIFGAGELGQMVADRLKDAEWAGFNIVSFLDDDADNVKARSLMGAEEALKTIPVRASKSVNLESFIKEHDIQELWIALPLKAEERVRELLFALRHSTIQIRFVPNIFSFKLLLGHSISDVAGIPVVDINSSPISGMNRVIKEIEDRVLAAIILVLISPILVLVAIAIRLESRGAVVFKQERHGWDGKVIKVYKFRSMRVMESSGAFTQATKNDPRVTRVGAFIRRTSLDELPQFFNVLQGRMSIVGPRPHPVSMNDQYKDKVEFYFQRHKVKPGITGWAQINGCRGETDTLDKMERRIQYDLQYIQNWSVWLDLKIIFLTIFKGFVSDKAY from the coding sequence ATGCACTTCAAAAACAAAAACGACTTCCTTAGCAAAAACGAAAGTGTGCTGATTCTTGCGGCACGTGTGCTGGATGCTGGGACCGTCGTATTGGCTGGCGTCGTGGCGTATTGGCTCTACGCGGGTAATTTTCAGCTCTCTTCGTACTATGAGACTGGGCTTTTGCTGGCGGCGGCACTCACTTTTGTGGTTTTTCCGGCGTTTGATCACTATCGGTCGTGGCGCGGGCGCAGTTGGCTGGAACAGCTTCGGGCGACGATCGGGTCTGTTGGCGTGGTTATGTCGCTCCTCGTCGTATCTTCTGCCCTCTTAAAGACGACGGCTTGGTATTCGCGGATCTGGTTTGGTTCGTGGGCTCTACTATCAATTGTTCTGCTGTTTTTATTTAAGCGCCTCATGGTCATAGGCCTTCGCGAACTTCGGGGCCGAGGGTGGAATAAGAAAAACATCGTCATCTTTGGCGCCGGTGAACTGGGGCAAATGGTCGCTGACCGCCTAAAAGATGCCGAGTGGGCCGGCTTTAACATCGTTTCGTTTCTTGATGACGATGCTGACAACGTCAAAGCGCGCAGCCTAATGGGTGCCGAAGAAGCGCTCAAAACCATCCCCGTTCGCGCTTCAAAAAGCGTCAACCTAGAATCCTTCATCAAAGAACACGACATTCAAGAGCTTTGGATCGCTCTTCCTTTAAAAGCCGAAGAGCGCGTGCGCGAACTGCTTTTTGCCTTACGGCATTCGACCATTCAGATTCGCTTTGTTCCAAATATTTTTAGCTTCAAGCTTTTGCTTGGCCATTCGATTTCGGATGTCGCTGGTATCCCCGTGGTCGACATCAATTCGTCGCCGATTTCTGGGATGAACAGAGTCATCAAAGAAATCGAAGACCGCGTGCTGGCCGCCATCATTTTGGTTTTAATCAGCCCGATTCTGGTTTTGGTCGCGATCGCCATTCGCTTGGAATCGCGTGGTGCCGTCGTCTTTAAACAAGAACGGCACGGCTGGGACGGTAAGGTGATCAAGGTCTATAAGTTTAGATCCATGCGCGTGATGGAATCTTCTGGCGCCTTCACGCAAGCCACGAAAAATGACCCGCGCGTGACCCGCGTTGGCGCTTTCATTCGGCGCACGTCTTTGGACGAACTTCCACAATTCTTTAACGTTCTTCAAGGCCGGATGTCGATCGTGGGACCACGGCCGCATCCTGTGTCGATGAACGATCAATACAAAGATAAAGTGGAGTTTTATTTTCAGCGCCACAAAGTAAAACCTGGCATCACGGGCTGGGCGCAGATCAACGGCTGCCGTGGAGAAACCGACACGCTCGATAAAATGGAACGTCGTATTCAGTACGATCTTCAGTACATCCAAAACTGGTCGGTGTGGCTGGATCTCAAGATCATTTTCCTTACGATCTTCAAAGGCTTTGTCAGCGACAAGGCTTACTAG
- a CDS encoding sugar transferase — translation MIRILDITFATIGLIILAPLFLVIYLLGLLDTGSPLFVQTRVGKSKSLFQMYKFRTMAVCTASVATHLADSAAITPLGQILRATKLDELPQLMNVLKGEMSLVGPRPCLPNQHELIESRDRFGIFDFRPGITGLAQIKGIDMSNPTQLAEVEKTMLAGFSWRNYFYYIFATFNRNALADRVRP, via the coding sequence TTGATTCGAATTTTAGATATCACATTCGCAACGATCGGTCTGATTATCCTGGCCCCACTTTTTTTGGTCATTTATCTGCTGGGATTATTGGACACAGGATCACCACTCTTTGTTCAAACTCGTGTTGGTAAATCGAAAAGCTTATTCCAAATGTACAAGTTTCGAACCATGGCGGTTTGTACGGCATCCGTAGCGACACATTTGGCAGATTCAGCCGCTATTACGCCGCTTGGTCAAATTCTTCGCGCTACGAAACTCGACGAACTTCCGCAGCTTATGAATGTTCTTAAAGGAGAAATGAGTCTTGTGGGCCCGCGGCCATGTTTACCCAACCAACACGAGCTGATTGAATCGAGAGACCGCTTCGGAATCTTTGATTTTCGTCCGGGGATTACCGGCCTAGCGCAAATTAAAGGTATCGACATGTCGAACCCAACGCAACTAGCGGAAGTGGAAAAGACTATGCTAGCTGGCTTTAGCTGGCGAAACTACTTTTACTACATTTTTGCCACATTCAATCGTAACGCACTAGCCGATAGAGTTCGTCCGTAG
- a CDS encoding NAD-dependent epimerase/dehydratase family protein, protein MSEVISSKKILITGCSGFVGRQLVDSLLKTSEVDFACATSKFDPQTPKSIAVGRIGSNSDWRKALESVSHVIHLAGRAHVMQDKPEDLKLYKEVNLVGTLRLAEQAAVAGVKRMVFISTIKVCGDGSLTPQKYGYQETDISQHLNNDPYALSKHEAETGLLKIAQDTNLEICILRPPLVYGPGVKGNLLSLSRAIRRGFPLPFSYAKNNERSMVSVFNLIDAILTVLHHPNAKNETFNIADADAVSTKVLIELIAEAMNVAPKLVPIPKELFRVAAAVTGKSPLYARLFGNLKVDTRKISKELGWSPPRTLREDLHRAFAVNGGVD, encoded by the coding sequence ATGTCTGAGGTGATTTCGTCAAAAAAGATCCTAATAACCGGCTGCAGTGGATTCGTGGGTCGACAGCTTGTTGATAGTCTATTGAAAACGTCTGAAGTAGACTTTGCTTGCGCAACCAGCAAATTTGATCCCCAAACACCCAAATCCATCGCTGTTGGGCGAATCGGATCAAATTCAGATTGGCGGAAAGCACTTGAGAGCGTTAGTCACGTCATTCACCTGGCAGGGCGCGCGCACGTCATGCAGGACAAACCGGAAGATCTTAAACTCTATAAAGAAGTTAACTTAGTCGGAACATTGCGCTTAGCAGAGCAAGCAGCTGTGGCCGGCGTAAAACGAATGGTTTTCATCAGCACCATCAAAGTTTGTGGCGACGGGTCGCTTACACCGCAGAAATACGGATATCAAGAAACTGATATTTCACAACACCTAAATAACGATCCTTATGCATTGTCGAAACATGAGGCCGAAACTGGACTTCTAAAAATCGCACAGGACACCAATTTAGAAATCTGCATTCTGCGCCCACCATTGGTTTACGGGCCTGGCGTAAAAGGAAATCTCTTGTCCCTTAGTCGCGCTATACGCCGTGGCTTCCCGCTACCATTCAGTTACGCCAAAAATAATGAACGAAGCATGGTTTCTGTCTTCAACCTAATCGATGCGATATTAACAGTTTTGCACCACCCTAACGCTAAAAATGAAACTTTCAACATTGCCGATGCTGATGCGGTCAGTACAAAAGTGCTAATTGAGCTTATTGCAGAAGCGATGAACGTTGCGCCAAAGCTCGTTCCGATACCAAAAGAGCTCTTTAGAGTCGCGGCGGCAGTAACCGGCAAGTCTCCGCTCTACGCTCGCCTATTTGGAAACTTGAAAGTTGATACCCGCAAAATTTCGAAAGAACTGGGGTGGTCACCCCCAAGAACTCTTCGCGAAGATTTACATCGTGCGTTCGCTGTTAACGGAGGTGTTGATTGA
- a CDS encoding glycosyltransferase family 4 protein, with protein MHILFLTENYPPEHNAAATRVAERAVYWRRAGHQVTIITSHPNFPSGKLFEGYTNCWRQEEVIDGIRVIRVKTYIAPNSGVIRRVLDFLSFMFVSALNGLRERDVDVVVATSPQFFTAVSGWFVAKVKRKPFIFELSDLWPASVRAVGAIRKPVLLAPFEWIELFLYQQAARVVALTNSFKVDLVERGIPPHKIEVIVNGVELEKYQPRPKDPNLSATLKLQHKFVIGYVGTIGMAHGLSSVVDAAAILKEFDEIAFLFVGNGAELAALKSAVEFHGLENVILVGAKPKAEIQKYWSLCDISLVSLRNQKLFEGVIPSKIFESMGMGKPILYAGPKGEATNIIESCQAGLCVAAENPMELANAVLSLRQNRQQLAIFEENSQKSAARFSRRQQALLFLQVIEQVCAARQLQAQLSKRTGNV; from the coding sequence CTGCACATTCTCTTTTTGACTGAGAACTATCCGCCGGAACACAACGCTGCCGCTACACGCGTTGCTGAAAGGGCAGTTTACTGGCGCAGGGCGGGACACCAGGTAACGATCATCACGAGCCATCCAAACTTCCCCAGCGGTAAGTTGTTTGAGGGATACACAAACTGTTGGCGACAAGAGGAAGTCATCGACGGAATACGGGTAATTCGCGTCAAAACCTATATTGCTCCAAACAGTGGCGTCATTAGGCGAGTTCTCGACTTTCTTTCGTTTATGTTTGTTAGCGCATTAAATGGTCTCAGAGAACGAGATGTGGATGTTGTAGTTGCGACCTCACCCCAGTTCTTTACTGCTGTTAGCGGCTGGTTCGTTGCAAAAGTTAAGCGCAAACCCTTTATTTTCGAGCTTTCCGATTTGTGGCCGGCATCGGTGCGTGCAGTCGGCGCAATTAGGAAACCCGTTCTTCTGGCGCCTTTTGAATGGATAGAATTGTTTTTGTATCAGCAAGCTGCTCGCGTTGTTGCGCTGACCAACTCTTTTAAAGTCGACCTTGTCGAGCGCGGTATACCCCCACATAAAATCGAGGTCATTGTTAATGGCGTTGAACTTGAAAAGTACCAACCGCGCCCTAAAGACCCAAACCTCAGCGCTACGCTTAAATTACAGCATAAGTTTGTTATAGGTTACGTCGGCACGATTGGTATGGCACACGGGTTAAGCAGCGTCGTTGATGCCGCTGCTATTCTAAAAGAGTTTGATGAAATCGCCTTCCTATTTGTCGGTAATGGAGCGGAGCTAGCCGCCCTCAAGAGCGCAGTTGAGTTTCATGGTTTGGAAAATGTAATTTTGGTGGGAGCAAAACCCAAAGCCGAGATCCAAAAATATTGGAGCCTCTGTGACATTTCGCTCGTTAGCTTAAGAAATCAAAAACTTTTCGAAGGAGTAATACCCTCCAAAATCTTTGAATCAATGGGAATGGGAAAGCCTATTCTCTATGCGGGACCGAAAGGCGAAGCCACAAACATTATTGAATCCTGCCAAGCAGGGCTTTGCGTGGCCGCCGAAAATCCGATGGAACTTGCTAATGCCGTTTTATCGCTCAGACAAAACCGGCAGCAGTTGGCAATCTTCGAAGAAAATAGTCAAAAATCCGCAGCGCGTTTTTCACGGCGGCAACAAGCCCTACTTTTCCTCCAAGTTATTGAACAGGTCTGCGCTGCGCGCCAGTTGCAAGCCCAACTTTCAAAGCGAACGGGCAATGTCTGA
- a CDS encoding bi-domain-containing oxidoreductase — MKQVIQNLRNGKVEVEDVPAPQLGRGQLLIQSNKTLISTGTERMLVEFGEANWINKARQQPDKVRMVLDKIKTDGFLPTYQAVMDKLDAPLTLGYSQVGTVVDVGIGVADFVIGDRVVSNGNHCELVVAPAILCAKVPENVIDEQAVFTVLAAIALQGVRLAKPTIGENFVVTGLGLIGLLAGQILRANGCRVLGVDFDETRLATARSLGFETFNASDSSALLEKASEFSRGRGVDGVLIAAATDSNEPLIQASQMCRKKGRVVLVGTTGPEFSRTEFFKKELTFQVSCSYGPGRYDPNYEERGIDYPFPYVRWTEGRNFEAILDLLSSGAIRTDLLISHRFPIQRAAEAYELIASNTPSLGVLMDYPNVATLTKTLPTQGTLDGGRISAPTDSKVTFVGAGNYANRTLIPAFKGSGFDLHTVITSRGVTAAYAAKKFGFEFASTDLTEAWKHSSGNTVVIATRHSQHANLVISALKSGKHVFVEKPLAVDLDQLKALTRAYATMPPDNRPVLAVGFNRRCSPLITKASELLGGLLGPKVINVTVNAGLIPPDHWTQSFTEGRRLIGEGCHFIDLARFLASSPIAQSEVIAAKPIGASGNAEDHFSVLLKFVDGSIATILYVANGHRSFPKERIEIFCQGKALQIDNFKSLKAFGFGTFRGTKLWSQDKGQTTFVKNFHLAIQGKQQSPTPWEELLEVTSTTIQLAERIRNQP; from the coding sequence GTGAAGCAAGTCATACAAAACCTGCGAAATGGCAAAGTTGAAGTTGAAGATGTCCCGGCACCCCAGCTTGGTCGTGGGCAGCTTTTAATTCAATCAAACAAAACGCTCATTTCAACCGGTACTGAGCGTATGCTAGTCGAATTTGGCGAAGCGAATTGGATAAATAAAGCTCGTCAACAGCCTGATAAAGTTCGGATGGTACTCGACAAAATCAAAACAGACGGTTTTTTGCCAACTTACCAAGCCGTCATGGACAAGCTTGATGCGCCACTCACATTAGGATATTCGCAAGTTGGCACTGTCGTGGATGTCGGCATTGGTGTCGCGGACTTTGTGATCGGCGACCGAGTCGTTTCCAATGGTAACCACTGCGAACTTGTTGTCGCACCCGCAATTCTTTGCGCCAAGGTTCCTGAAAATGTCATTGATGAACAGGCCGTTTTCACCGTTTTAGCTGCCATTGCTTTGCAAGGCGTTCGTCTCGCGAAACCCACTATCGGCGAAAACTTTGTTGTTACTGGGCTTGGTTTAATTGGACTGCTCGCTGGGCAAATACTACGCGCAAATGGCTGCCGAGTGTTAGGGGTCGATTTTGACGAAACTAGGCTAGCGACTGCAAGATCACTCGGTTTTGAAACTTTCAATGCGAGCGACTCATCGGCCCTCCTAGAAAAGGCCAGCGAATTTTCAAGAGGACGTGGTGTTGACGGCGTTCTGATCGCCGCTGCTACTGACTCAAACGAACCATTAATACAAGCATCCCAAATGTGCAGAAAAAAGGGGCGCGTTGTTTTGGTTGGAACAACAGGCCCCGAGTTCTCCAGAACGGAATTCTTTAAAAAAGAATTAACATTTCAAGTTTCGTGCTCCTATGGTCCCGGCCGATACGATCCGAATTATGAAGAACGAGGAATCGATTACCCATTTCCTTATGTACGCTGGACCGAAGGAAGAAACTTCGAGGCAATTTTAGACTTGCTTAGTTCGGGGGCAATTCGAACAGATCTCCTCATATCCCACAGATTCCCAATCCAAAGAGCGGCTGAGGCGTACGAGCTGATCGCTAGCAATACCCCTTCCCTAGGGGTCCTTATGGATTATCCAAATGTAGCCACGCTGACTAAAACCTTGCCAACACAAGGGACGCTTGATGGGGGGCGAATAAGTGCGCCAACGGATTCGAAAGTCACCTTTGTGGGAGCAGGCAACTACGCGAACCGCACATTGATTCCGGCTTTCAAAGGTTCAGGTTTTGACCTCCACACGGTTATCACGAGTCGAGGAGTTACAGCGGCCTATGCCGCGAAGAAATTTGGATTTGAGTTTGCAAGCACCGATCTAACGGAGGCGTGGAAACATAGTTCAGGGAATACAGTTGTGATTGCGACTCGGCATTCACAGCATGCGAATCTCGTAATAAGCGCGCTTAAATCTGGCAAACACGTTTTCGTCGAGAAGCCTTTAGCGGTCGACTTAGATCAACTGAAAGCGCTAACGCGGGCGTACGCGACAATGCCACCTGACAACCGACCGGTTTTGGCTGTCGGATTTAACCGTCGGTGCTCCCCTTTAATTACAAAAGCTAGCGAACTGCTAGGCGGATTGCTGGGTCCAAAGGTCATAAACGTAACTGTGAACGCAGGGCTGATTCCACCTGATCATTGGACACAATCATTCACTGAAGGCAGACGGCTCATAGGCGAGGGCTGCCATTTTATTGACCTTGCGCGATTTCTTGCCAGTTCCCCGATTGCCCAAAGCGAAGTCATTGCGGCAAAGCCTATTGGTGCAAGTGGCAACGCCGAAGACCATTTCTCGGTGCTATTGAAATTTGTCGATGGATCAATAGCTACAATTCTATACGTCGCGAATGGGCATCGCTCATTCCCCAAAGAGCGCATTGAAATTTTCTGCCAGGGAAAAGCACTTCAGATCGACAATTTTAAATCCCTTAAAGCCTTTGGTTTCGGCACATTTCGCGGGACAAAGCTGTGGTCACAGGACAAAGGACAAACGACCTTTGTAAAAAACTTTCATCTAGCGATACAAGGGAAACAACAAAGTCCAACGCCGTGGGAGGAGCTGCTTGAGGTTACATCAACTACCATTCAGCTCGCCGAACGAATCCGAAATCAGCCGTGA